A genome region from Mycolicibacterium litorale includes the following:
- a CDS encoding dienelactone hydrolase family protein, whose protein sequence is MAATVSAVRVDTPDGPIEALLGVPDGQGPWPGVVVVHDAVGYGPDNEATAARIAAAGYVSITPNLYSRGGRARCITRVFREALQQSGRAFGDVLAARGHLLGLPECSGQVGIAGFCMGGQFALLLGPGNFGASAPFYGTPLPKRIEETLDASCPVVASFGRRDPLGIGAGPKLQAMTEAKGVPADIKVYPDAGHSFANQLPIQPFLRIAQFGYHAEATEDAWGRVFAFFDRHLRT, encoded by the coding sequence ATGGCAGCAACGGTGAGCGCGGTCCGGGTGGACACCCCGGACGGTCCGATCGAAGCCCTGCTCGGGGTACCGGACGGACAGGGCCCGTGGCCGGGTGTCGTGGTCGTGCACGACGCCGTCGGCTACGGCCCGGACAACGAGGCCACCGCGGCGCGGATCGCGGCAGCGGGGTACGTATCGATCACGCCGAACCTCTACTCCCGCGGCGGGCGGGCCCGGTGCATCACCCGGGTGTTCCGCGAAGCGCTGCAACAGAGCGGCCGCGCCTTCGGCGACGTGCTGGCGGCTCGCGGCCACCTGCTCGGGCTCCCGGAGTGTTCGGGCCAGGTCGGGATCGCCGGTTTCTGCATGGGCGGGCAGTTCGCGCTGCTCCTCGGGCCCGGCAACTTCGGCGCCTCGGCCCCGTTCTACGGCACCCCGCTGCCGAAGCGCATCGAGGAGACCCTCGACGCCTCCTGCCCGGTGGTGGCCAGCTTCGGCCGCCGCGACCCGCTGGGCATCGGGGCCGGGCCGAAACTGCAGGCCATGACCGAGGCCAAGGGCGTGCCGGCGGACATCAAGGTCTACCCGGACGCCGGGCACAGCTTCGCCAACCAGCTGCCGATCCAGCCTTTCCTGCGCATCGCCCAGTTCGGCTATCACGCCGAGGCCACCGAGGACGCGTGGGGCCGGGTGTTCGCGTTCTTCGACCGGCACCTGAGGACCTGA
- a CDS encoding PPOX class F420-dependent oxidoreductase: MAATFEDVYGEKYLLLTTFTKDGRPKPTPVWGVPDGDKLLVITDDGSWKTKRINNTPRVTIQKCGVLGKPKGEPVEAVARNLPKSETRRVWNMVTRRYWVHAWWWVPHAIIRGGVDKLHSAIEVTSPA; the protein is encoded by the coding sequence GTGGCGGCCACGTTCGAGGACGTCTACGGCGAGAAGTACCTGCTGTTGACGACCTTCACCAAGGACGGCAGACCCAAGCCCACCCCGGTGTGGGGCGTGCCCGACGGCGACAAGCTGCTCGTCATCACCGACGACGGGTCGTGGAAGACCAAGCGCATCAACAACACTCCGCGGGTCACCATCCAGAAGTGCGGTGTGCTCGGTAAGCCCAAGGGTGAACCGGTCGAGGCGGTCGCCCGCAACCTGCCGAAATCCGAGACCCGGCGGGTCTGGAACATGGTGACCCGGCGCTACTGGGTGCACGCCTGGTGGTGGGTGCCGCACGCGATCATCCGCGGCGGCGTCGACAAGCTGCACAGCGCGATCGAGGTGACCAGCCCGGCCTAG
- a CDS encoding PPOX class F420-dependent oxidoreductase has translation MAPTFAEIAGSEYVLLTTFTRDGRPKPTAVWAAPDGDRLLVITQEKSWKVKRIRNTPRVTLAKCDRAGKPQSEAVDATATILDKSRNAEVYDALGARYGLMGKTFNFFSKLRGGMRNNVGLELKAA, from the coding sequence ATGGCCCCCACCTTTGCCGAGATCGCCGGATCCGAGTACGTCCTGCTGACCACCTTCACCCGCGACGGCCGACCGAAACCGACCGCGGTGTGGGCCGCACCGGACGGCGACCGTCTGCTGGTGATCACCCAGGAGAAGTCGTGGAAGGTCAAGCGGATCCGCAACACCCCGCGCGTCACGCTCGCCAAGTGCGACCGGGCCGGTAAACCGCAGAGCGAGGCCGTCGACGCCACCGCGACCATCCTGGACAAGTCCCGCAACGCCGAGGTGTACGACGCGCTCGGCGCGCGCTACGGGCTGATGGGTAAGACCTTCAACTTCTTCAGCAAGCTGCGCGGCGGGATGCGCAACAACGTCGGCCTCGAGCTGAAGGCGGCCTGA
- the cobN gene encoding cobaltochelatase subunit CobN translates to MTPPHSAPTVLLLSTSDTDLITARSSGARYRWANPSRLVAGELEELLDEADAVVIRILGGYRAWQDGIDTVVARGLPTVVVSGEQAPDAELMRHSTVPQGAALQAHVYLAQGGVDNLRQLHAFLCDTLLMTGFGFAPPVTTPTWGVLERDAPATDGPTVAVLYYRAQQLAGNTAYIEALCDAIEALGGRPLPVYCASLRTAEPDLLALLGSADALITTVLAAGAATPAAVGAGGSDDSWDVAHLAALDVPILQGLCLTSSRAQWSDNDDGLSPLDVATQVAVPEFDGRVITVPFSFKEIDSEGLISYVADPERCARVAGIALRHARLRRIPVSDKRIAVVFSAYPTKHARIGNAVGLDTPASAVALLRAMRDAGYDIGAVPGVEAGDGDALIHALIERGGQDPDWLTDGQLTGNPIRLSAREYRKWFDTLPPELTDAVVEHWGPPPGELFVDRSQDPDGEIVIAAMQSGNVVLMVQPPRGFGENPVAIYHDPDLPPSHHYLAAYRWIDAGFGADAVVHLGKHGNLEWLPGKTLGMSAACGTDAALGDLPLIYPFLVNDPGEGTQAKRRAHATLVDHLIPPMARAESYGDIARLEQLLDEHANVSALDPNKLPAVRQQIWTLMRAAKMDHDLGLEERPDEDSFDDMLLHVDGWLCEIKDVQIRDGLHILGAPPAGDTELDLVLAILRARQLFGGEQTLPGLRQALGLAEDGHDERTSVDAVEAQARHLVAALQAADWDAAAVDGITDNPQVAAILRFAATEVVHRLAGTATEIPQVLRALEGRYIEAGPSGSPLRGLVNVLPTGRNFYSVDPKAVPSRLAWETGVAMADSLLERYRDDYGTWPRSVGLSVWGTSAMRTSGDDIAEVLALLGVRPAWDDASRRVVDLEPIDLAELGRPRIDVTVRISGFFRDAFPHVVAMLDDAVTLVAGLDESDDDNYVRAHARADLAQHGDQRRATTRIFGSKPGTYGAGLLQLIDSRNWRDDADLAEVYTAWGGFAYGRGLDGRPAADDMNRSYRRIAVAAKNTDTREHDIADSDDYFQYHGGMVATVRALTGKAPAAYIGDNTRPDAVRTRTLSEETNRVFRARVVNPRWITAMRRHGYKGAFEMAATVDYLFGYDATAHVMADWMYDRLSQEYVLDAENRKFMEESNPWALHGMAERLLEAAGRGMWAEPDPATLDGLRRVLLETEGELEG, encoded by the coding sequence GTGACCCCGCCGCACTCCGCGCCGACCGTTCTACTGCTGTCGACTTCTGACACCGACCTGATCACCGCCCGCTCCAGCGGGGCACGGTATCGCTGGGCGAATCCCTCCCGGCTGGTGGCCGGTGAGCTCGAGGAGTTGCTCGACGAGGCCGACGCCGTGGTCATCCGCATTCTCGGCGGTTACCGCGCGTGGCAGGACGGTATCGACACGGTCGTGGCCCGCGGGCTGCCCACCGTGGTCGTCAGCGGGGAGCAGGCGCCCGACGCGGAGTTGATGCGGCACTCGACCGTTCCCCAGGGCGCCGCGCTGCAGGCGCACGTCTACCTCGCCCAGGGCGGCGTCGACAACCTGCGCCAGCTACACGCGTTCCTGTGCGACACGCTGCTGATGACCGGCTTCGGCTTCGCGCCGCCCGTCACCACGCCGACCTGGGGAGTGCTCGAGCGCGACGCCCCGGCGACCGACGGCCCCACTGTCGCCGTCCTCTACTACCGGGCTCAACAGCTGGCCGGCAACACCGCCTACATCGAAGCGCTGTGCGATGCGATCGAGGCGCTCGGCGGACGGCCGCTGCCGGTGTACTGCGCATCGTTGCGCACCGCCGAACCGGACCTGCTGGCGCTGCTGGGCTCCGCCGATGCGCTGATCACCACGGTGCTCGCCGCGGGTGCGGCCACTCCGGCCGCGGTGGGCGCCGGAGGCAGCGACGACAGCTGGGACGTCGCGCACCTCGCCGCGCTGGACGTGCCGATCCTGCAGGGCCTGTGCCTGACCAGTTCCCGTGCGCAGTGGAGTGACAACGACGACGGCCTCTCGCCGCTCGACGTCGCCACCCAGGTGGCCGTCCCCGAATTCGACGGGCGCGTGATCACGGTGCCGTTCTCGTTCAAAGAGATCGACAGCGAGGGGCTAATCTCCTACGTCGCCGACCCCGAACGATGCGCCCGGGTCGCCGGTATCGCTCTGCGGCACGCCCGACTGCGGCGAATTCCCGTGTCCGACAAGCGTATCGCGGTGGTGTTCTCCGCCTACCCGACCAAGCACGCCCGCATCGGCAACGCCGTCGGGCTCGACACCCCGGCCAGTGCGGTGGCGCTGCTCCGCGCGATGCGCGACGCCGGCTACGACATCGGTGCCGTGCCGGGAGTGGAAGCAGGCGATGGCGATGCGCTGATCCACGCCCTCATCGAACGCGGCGGCCAGGATCCGGACTGGCTCACCGACGGGCAGCTGACCGGCAACCCGATCCGGCTGTCCGCCCGCGAATACCGCAAGTGGTTCGACACGCTGCCCCCCGAACTCACCGACGCCGTCGTCGAGCACTGGGGGCCGCCCCCCGGCGAGCTGTTCGTCGATCGCAGCCAGGATCCCGACGGTGAGATCGTCATCGCGGCAATGCAATCCGGGAACGTCGTGCTGATGGTGCAGCCGCCCCGCGGGTTCGGCGAGAACCCGGTCGCGATCTACCACGACCCCGACCTTCCGCCCAGCCACCACTACCTGGCCGCCTACCGCTGGATCGACGCCGGATTCGGCGCCGACGCCGTGGTGCACCTCGGCAAGCACGGCAACCTCGAATGGCTGCCCGGCAAGACGCTCGGCATGTCCGCGGCCTGCGGCACGGACGCCGCGCTGGGCGATCTGCCGCTCATCTACCCGTTCCTGGTCAACGATCCGGGGGAGGGGACCCAGGCCAAGCGGCGCGCGCACGCGACGCTGGTGGACCACCTCATCCCACCGATGGCGCGGGCCGAGTCCTACGGCGACATCGCCCGCCTCGAGCAACTGCTCGACGAGCACGCCAACGTCTCGGCCCTCGACCCGAACAAGCTTCCCGCGGTGCGCCAACAGATCTGGACGCTGATGCGCGCGGCCAAGATGGACCACGACCTCGGTCTGGAGGAGCGGCCCGACGAGGACTCGTTCGACGACATGCTGCTGCACGTCGACGGCTGGCTGTGCGAGATCAAGGACGTCCAGATCCGCGACGGTCTGCACATCCTCGGCGCCCCGCCCGCCGGCGACACCGAACTGGACCTGGTGCTGGCGATCCTGCGGGCGCGGCAGCTGTTCGGTGGCGAGCAGACGCTGCCCGGCCTGCGTCAGGCCCTCGGCCTGGCCGAAGACGGCCACGACGAGCGCACCAGCGTCGACGCCGTCGAAGCCCAAGCCCGCCACCTGGTTGCCGCGCTGCAGGCGGCGGACTGGGACGCCGCCGCGGTGGACGGCATCACCGACAACCCGCAGGTCGCCGCGATCCTGCGGTTCGCCGCCACCGAGGTGGTGCATCGCTTGGCCGGGACCGCCACCGAGATCCCGCAGGTGCTGCGCGCCCTCGAGGGCCGCTACATCGAGGCGGGCCCGTCGGGTTCGCCGCTGCGGGGTCTGGTCAACGTGCTGCCGACCGGACGCAACTTCTACTCCGTGGACCCCAAGGCCGTGCCGTCGAGATTGGCCTGGGAAACCGGTGTGGCGATGGCGGATTCGCTGCTCGAGCGGTACCGCGACGACTACGGGACCTGGCCGCGTTCGGTCGGTCTCTCGGTGTGGGGTACCTCGGCCATGCGCACCTCCGGTGACGACATCGCCGAAGTGCTTGCGCTGCTCGGGGTTCGGCCGGCTTGGGACGACGCCTCCCGGCGGGTGGTCGACCTGGAGCCGATCGACCTGGCCGAACTCGGCCGCCCGCGCATCGACGTCACCGTGCGCATCTCGGGCTTCTTCCGCGACGCCTTCCCGCACGTGGTCGCCATGCTCGACGACGCCGTCACCCTCGTCGCCGGCCTCGACGAATCCGACGACGACAACTACGTGCGCGCCCACGCCCGGGCCGACCTGGCCCAGCACGGCGACCAACGACGTGCCACCACACGGATCTTCGGCTCCAAGCCCGGGACCTACGGCGCCGGACTGCTGCAGCTGATCGACAGCCGCAACTGGCGTGACGACGCCGACCTCGCCGAGGTCTACACCGCGTGGGGCGGCTTCGCCTACGGACGCGGCCTGGACGGCAGACCCGCCGCCGACGACATGAACCGCAGCTACCGCCGAATCGCCGTGGCCGCCAAGAACACCGACACCCGCGAACACGACATCGCCGACTCCGACGACTACTTCCAGTACCACGGCGGCATGGTCGCCACCGTGCGCGCGCTGACCGGCAAGGCGCCCGCGGCCTACATCGGCGACAACACCCGCCCGGACGCGGTGCGGACCCGGACCCTGTCCGAGGAGACCAACCGGGTGTTCCGTGCCCGCGTGGTCAACCCCCGCTGGATCACCGCGATGCGCAGGCACGGGTACAAGGGTGCGTTCGAGATGGCCGCGACCGTCGACTACCTGTTCGGTTACGACGCCACCGCCCACGTCATGGCGGACTGGATGTACGACCGGCTGTCGCAGGAGTACGTCCTCGACGCCGAGAACCGCAAGTTCATGGAGGAGTCCAACCCGTGGGCGCTGCACGGGATGGCCGAGCGGTTGCTGGAGGCCGCGGGGCGCGGGATGTGGGCCGAGCCCGACCCCGCCACCCTCGACGGGCTACGCCGGGTGCTGCTGGAGACCGAAGGCGAACTGGAGGGCTGA
- a CDS encoding glycine betaine ABC transporter substrate-binding protein: MSGDFGVRSRARRDQPRRNRAVALACAIVLAVSGCGLGSGGSVPLKVGPGSVTPTPGLEGALITVGSKEYTEQVILGYILEFTLMAAGADVRDLTGIVGSRSTREAQLSGQVDVAYEFTGNAWINYLGHEKPIPNTREQFEAVRDEDLERNGMVWLEPGPMDDTYALAASKQVVERTGVRTLSQYADLVRTNPAAAKTCVDTEFRARQDGFPGMAAAYGFDAARAQTPILQVGIIYQATADARQCDFGEVFTTDGRIAALDLTVLTDDKQFFAHYNPSVTMKREFFDAHPEIADVTAPVTAALTNDAIIEMNKQVDVDGRDPAMVARDWMVAEGFVTPA, from the coding sequence ATGAGCGGGGATTTCGGCGTGCGCAGTCGCGCCCGGCGCGACCAGCCACGCCGAAATCGCGCTGTAGCCCTCGCGTGCGCGATCGTCTTGGCGGTCAGTGGGTGCGGGCTCGGCTCCGGCGGCTCCGTACCGCTGAAGGTCGGGCCCGGGTCGGTGACGCCGACTCCCGGGCTCGAGGGTGCGTTGATCACCGTCGGCTCCAAGGAGTACACCGAGCAGGTCATCCTCGGGTACATCCTCGAATTCACCTTGATGGCCGCCGGCGCCGACGTGCGCGACCTGACCGGCATCGTGGGTTCGCGCAGCACCCGCGAAGCGCAACTGTCCGGTCAGGTCGACGTCGCCTACGAGTTCACCGGCAACGCGTGGATCAACTACCTCGGTCACGAGAAGCCGATCCCGAACACCCGCGAACAGTTCGAAGCGGTGCGCGACGAGGACCTCGAGCGCAACGGCATGGTGTGGCTCGAACCCGGACCGATGGACGACACGTACGCCCTGGCGGCCAGCAAGCAGGTCGTCGAACGCACCGGGGTGCGCACGCTGTCGCAGTACGCCGACCTGGTGCGGACCAACCCGGCCGCGGCCAAGACGTGCGTCGACACCGAGTTCCGTGCCCGTCAGGACGGCTTCCCGGGCATGGCCGCCGCCTACGGTTTCGACGCCGCGCGCGCTCAGACGCCGATCCTGCAGGTGGGCATCATCTACCAGGCCACCGCCGACGCCCGCCAGTGCGATTTCGGTGAGGTGTTCACCACCGACGGCCGGATCGCCGCGCTGGACCTGACCGTGCTCACCGACGACAAACAGTTCTTCGCGCACTACAACCCGTCGGTCACCATGAAGCGGGAATTCTTCGACGCCCACCCCGAGATCGCCGACGTCACTGCACCGGTCACCGCCGCGCTGACGAACGACGCGATCATCGAGATGAATAAGCAGGTCGACGTCGACGGCCGCGACCCGGCCATGGTGGCCCGCGACTGGATGGTCGCCGAAGGGTTCGTCACCCCCGCCTGA
- a CDS encoding ABC transporter permease, whose translation MSTVADRVQTGKTPATTSGERLRLLIQPALVLVVGAAVVFWAFNRDLTATQQENINPGNVATLIWQHLLITAAVTTIVLAVGVPLGILVTRPGAKALRPLFIGVANIGQAAPAIGLLVLLFLVTARTGFWIGVLPIALYSLLPVLASTILGLDQVDRSLIDAGLGQGMSRSGLLLRVELPLAVPYILAGLRTSLVLAVGTATLSFLVNAGGLGILIDTGYKLQDDVTLILGSVLAVCLALLVDWLGGLAEFFLNPKGLR comes from the coding sequence GTGAGCACCGTCGCCGATCGGGTTCAGACCGGGAAGACGCCCGCCACCACCTCGGGGGAACGGCTCCGGCTGCTCATCCAGCCGGCGCTCGTGCTCGTGGTCGGCGCGGCGGTGGTGTTCTGGGCGTTCAACCGCGATCTCACGGCGACCCAGCAGGAGAACATCAACCCCGGCAACGTCGCGACCCTGATCTGGCAGCACCTGCTCATCACCGCCGCGGTGACCACCATCGTGCTCGCCGTCGGTGTGCCGCTGGGCATCCTGGTCACCAGACCGGGCGCAAAAGCGTTGCGCCCGTTGTTCATCGGGGTGGCGAACATCGGGCAGGCGGCGCCAGCGATCGGTCTGCTCGTGCTGCTCTTCCTCGTCACCGCGCGGACCGGCTTCTGGATCGGTGTCCTGCCGATCGCGCTGTACTCACTGCTTCCGGTGCTGGCGAGCACCATTCTGGGCCTCGACCAGGTGGACCGGTCGCTCATCGACGCCGGTCTGGGACAGGGGATGTCGCGGAGCGGGCTGCTGCTGCGGGTCGAGCTCCCGCTCGCGGTGCCTTACATCCTCGCGGGCCTGCGCACGTCGCTGGTGCTCGCGGTCGGCACGGCGACGCTGTCGTTCCTGGTCAACGCGGGCGGGCTCGGCATCCTCATCGACACCGGTTACAAGCTCCAGGACGACGTGACGCTCATCCTCGGCAGTGTGCTCGCCGTCTGCCTGGCGCTGCTGGTCGACTGGCTGGGCGGGCTGGCGGAGTTCTTCCTCAACCCCAAGGGGCTGCGATGA
- a CDS encoding betaine/proline/choline family ABC transporter ATP-binding protein (Members of the family are the ATP-binding subunit of ABC transporters for substrates such as betaine, L-proline or other amino acids, choline, carnitine, etc. The substrate specificity is best determined from the substrate-binding subunit, rather than this subunit, as it interacts with the permease subunit and not with substrate directly.) gives MTTQNGATVTDPSGVRIELDHVSKIYPGATTPAVDDASLDIPAGEIVVFVGPSGCGKTTMMRMINRLSEPTSGRIRIGDQDALSIKPTELRRKIGYSIQQAGLFPHMTIRQNVGLVPGLLRWDRKRIDSRVDELLDLVGLEPGQYADRYPRQLSGGQQQRVGVARALAADPPVLLMDEPFGAVDPITRSTLQDELLRLQTELRKTIVFVTHDFGEAVKLGDRIAVLGPRSKVLQYDTPQTILASPADDTVAGFVGSGASLRQLGLMRIKDVELRDHLAVSADDTVEQVRTKLADCEFDWAVVVDQRHRPVKWVRESRLRHAATLSDAVEDLDVVSTHSTLEDALEAILAEQHASAVVTGPSGRYAGVVTLDTLIDTITRLRAEANAETSEP, from the coding sequence ATGACAACACAGAACGGCGCGACGGTGACCGATCCCTCGGGCGTGCGCATCGAACTCGACCACGTGTCCAAGATCTATCCGGGTGCCACCACGCCGGCGGTCGACGATGCGTCGCTGGACATCCCGGCCGGCGAGATCGTCGTGTTCGTCGGCCCGTCCGGATGCGGCAAGACGACGATGATGCGGATGATCAACCGGCTCTCCGAGCCGACCTCGGGCCGGATCCGCATCGGCGACCAGGATGCGCTGTCGATCAAACCCACCGAACTGCGGCGCAAGATCGGCTACTCGATCCAGCAGGCGGGCCTGTTCCCGCACATGACGATCCGCCAGAATGTCGGTCTGGTGCCCGGACTGCTGCGCTGGGACCGCAAGCGCATCGACTCGCGGGTCGACGAACTGCTCGACCTGGTGGGTCTGGAACCGGGGCAGTACGCCGACCGGTATCCCCGTCAGCTCTCCGGTGGTCAGCAGCAGCGTGTCGGTGTCGCGCGCGCACTGGCCGCCGACCCGCCGGTGCTGTTGATGGACGAGCCGTTCGGCGCCGTCGACCCGATCACCCGCAGCACACTGCAGGACGAATTGCTGCGTCTGCAAACCGAATTGCGCAAGACCATCGTGTTCGTCACCCACGACTTCGGGGAGGCGGTCAAACTCGGCGACCGGATCGCCGTGCTGGGCCCTCGATCGAAGGTGCTGCAGTACGACACCCCGCAGACGATCCTGGCCAGCCCGGCCGACGACACGGTCGCCGGATTCGTCGGATCCGGCGCCTCCCTGCGTCAACTCGGTCTGATGCGCATCAAGGACGTCGAGCTGCGCGACCACCTGGCGGTGTCGGCCGACGACACCGTCGAGCAGGTCCGCACCAAGTTGGCGGACTGCGAATTCGACTGGGCGGTCGTGGTCGACCAGCGGCACCGGCCGGTCAAGTGGGTGCGCGAATCACGGTTGCGGCACGCGGCGACGCTGTCGGACGCGGTGGAGGACCTCGACGTCGTCAGCACACACTCGACACTGGAGGACGCGCTGGAGGCGATCCTCGCCGAACAGCACGCGTCGGCGGTGGTGACCGGCCCCAGCGGCCGCTACGCCGGTGTGGTCACCCTCGACACGCTCATCGACACGATCACCCGGCTGCGCGCGGAGGCGAACGCGGAGACCTCCGAGCCGTGA
- a CDS encoding ABC transporter permease, which produces MRELWDYLTSHQAQLIFDSYQHVSAVVQSVLIATVIGVAVGVLTYRNTAAANLATATSSVILTVPAFALLGLLIPLFGLGVVPSVAALVLYSLLPIIRNTIVGLNAVDPALTDAARGIGMSRLATLRRVELRLVWPSILSAMRISTQMSMGVLAIAAYVKGPGLGNLIFAGLARVGSPTAVPMALTGTLLIVILALVLDAVLVLIGRLTTSKGIR; this is translated from the coding sequence GTGCGGGAGCTGTGGGACTACCTCACCAGCCACCAGGCGCAGCTGATCTTCGACTCCTACCAGCATGTCAGCGCGGTGGTGCAGAGCGTGCTCATCGCGACGGTCATCGGTGTCGCGGTTGGAGTGCTGACGTACCGGAACACCGCCGCGGCCAACCTCGCCACCGCGACCTCCAGCGTGATCCTGACGGTGCCGGCGTTCGCACTGCTGGGTCTGCTGATCCCGCTGTTCGGCCTCGGTGTGGTCCCCAGTGTGGCGGCGCTGGTGCTGTACTCGCTGCTGCCGATCATCCGGAACACGATCGTCGGGCTCAACGCGGTCGACCCGGCGCTCACCGACGCCGCGCGGGGGATCGGCATGAGCCGGCTGGCCACGCTGCGGCGTGTCGAACTGCGGCTGGTGTGGCCGTCGATCCTGTCGGCCATGCGGATCAGCACCCAGATGTCGATGGGCGTGCTGGCCATCGCCGCCTACGTCAAAGGCCCCGGGCTCGGAAACCTGATCTTCGCCGGGCTGGCACGGGTCGGCAGCCCCACCGCCGTACCGATGGCGCTGACCGGAACGCTGCTCATCGTCATCCTCGCACTGGTCCTCGATGCCGTGCTCGTGCTGATCGGGCGGCTCACCACATCGAAAGGCATTCGATGA
- a CDS encoding TauD/TfdA dioxygenase family protein: MSLRVVKLGANIGARIDGVRLGGGLDPATVAAINEALLEHKVIFFRGQHHLDDDGQLAFARRLGTPTTAHPTVTSRGHRILPIDSRYDKANSWHTDVTFVDRIPKASLLRAVTLPEYGGTTTWASTEAAYDQLPAPLRALVENLWAVHTNQFDYAADYDGRREALADTEREYREEFVSEYFETEHPVVRVHPETGRKVLLLGHFIKQFVGFGVAESTALLALLQNRVTKLENTVRWSWEPGDLAVWDNRATQHYAVADYDDQYRRLSRVTLAGDIPVDVYGEHSRAIVGDASGYSEVVTPIALAS; the protein is encoded by the coding sequence ATGTCGTTACGAGTGGTGAAGTTGGGCGCGAACATCGGTGCCCGGATCGACGGTGTCCGACTCGGCGGCGGGCTCGACCCCGCGACGGTGGCCGCGATCAACGAGGCGTTGCTCGAACACAAGGTCATCTTCTTTCGCGGCCAGCACCACCTCGACGACGACGGGCAGCTGGCGTTCGCTCGAAGGCTCGGCACCCCGACGACGGCCCATCCCACGGTCACCTCGCGCGGGCACCGGATCCTGCCGATCGACTCCCGCTACGACAAGGCCAACAGCTGGCACACCGACGTCACCTTCGTCGACCGCATCCCCAAAGCCTCGCTGCTGCGGGCGGTGACGCTGCCGGAGTACGGCGGGACCACGACGTGGGCGTCGACGGAGGCGGCCTACGACCAGCTGCCCGCGCCGTTGCGCGCGCTGGTCGAGAACCTCTGGGCCGTGCACACCAACCAGTTCGACTACGCCGCCGACTACGACGGCCGGCGTGAGGCTCTGGCCGACACCGAACGCGAGTACCGCGAGGAGTTCGTGTCGGAGTACTTCGAGACCGAGCATCCGGTGGTGCGGGTGCACCCGGAGACCGGTCGTAAGGTCCTGCTGCTCGGCCACTTCATCAAACAGTTCGTCGGCTTCGGTGTCGCGGAGTCGACCGCGCTGCTCGCCCTGCTGCAGAACCGGGTCACCAAACTGGAGAACACCGTGCGGTGGAGCTGGGAGCCCGGGGATCTCGCGGTGTGGGACAACCGCGCCACCCAGCACTACGCGGTGGCCGACTACGACGATCAGTACCGCCGGCTGAGCCGGGTCACGCTCGCCGGCGACATCCCGGTCGACGTGTACGGAGAGCACAGCAGGGCGATCGTCGGAGATGCCTCCGGTTACTCCGAGGTCGTGACGCCCATCGCGCTGGCGAGCTGA